A genomic region of Candidatus Bathyarchaeia archaeon contains the following coding sequences:
- a CDS encoding macro domain-containing protein produces the protein MLVQGDITDLATDAIVNAANSALQLGGGVAGAIRRKGGPKIQEECDRIGGTHVGGAVITTGGNLKAKYVIHAVGPRRGDENEDEKLKYATLNSLRLADQYNLKSIAFPAISTGVFGFPIQRCAEIMLSATVEYLKGITGLEKVIFCLYSPEAFQVFKAELEKLREKAM, from the coding sequence ATGCTTGTTCAAGGCGACATTACTGATCTGGCGACGGATGCGATCGTGAATGCAGCCAATTCTGCCCTACAACTTGGCGGCGGAGTTGCAGGTGCCATCAGACGGAAGGGTGGACCAAAAATTCAGGAAGAGTGCGATAGGATAGGAGGCACCCACGTTGGTGGTGCTGTGATCACCACGGGTGGCAATCTAAAGGCGAAATACGTAATACATGCGGTAGGGCCGAGGCGTGGGGACGAGAATGAAGATGAGAAGTTGAAGTATGCAACATTGAATAGCCTTAGACTTGCAGATCAATACAACCTAAAGAGTATAGCGTTTCCAGCCATATCTACCGGCGTCTTCGGGTTCCCTATCCAGAGGTGTGCAGAGATCATGCTGTCGGCTACTGTCGAATATCTCAAGGGCATAACAGGTCTGGAGAAGGTTATATTCTGCCTCTACAGCCCAGAAGCCTTTCAAGTCTTCAAAGCGGAGTTAGAGAAGCTTAGAGAAAAAGCCATGTAA
- a CDS encoding PINc/VapC family ATPase: protein MECLCGGESLGQRAKVVDKIVPDTSVVVDGKISQLMEKGEIKDAEIVIPLAVLDELQAQASQGRETGFFGLNELKKIQALSSDRNVKVRFSGVRPTLEEIRLARGGRIDAIIMDVAKGEGAVLLTADYVQSLVAEAKGVSVKYMPPEPKPIRLSFEEYFTPETLSLHLKEETPPLAKRGKPGKLELVKVRDKPSTAEELNKMIKEIYEAVEVSRDGFVEISRSGASVIQLGIYRIAIARPPFSDGLEVTVVRPVMKLTLEDYKLSKKLIKHLESKAEGILIAGPPGSGKTTFASSLAEFLMRKGRVVKTLESPRDLQVGPEVTQYRPLEGSFEKTADILLLVRPDYTIFDEVRKTEDFRVFADMRLAGVGMIGVVHASDPIGAIQRFIGRVELGMIPYIVDTILFIRYGEITKVYELSLVVKVPTGMAEADLARPVVEVRDFESRVLEFEIYTFGEENFIIPVSKGTEVRGIKRLAAERILQEVKRFDPKAEVEVTSDNMATVRVENTHIPRLIGKDGSVISKLEEKLGIRIDVEPRPLTTVHEIEFEVRETSDAVELIFGKEAAEKKIAVYVDDVFLFSAMVSKRSRVKVTKRSEIGKELIKALVAKKRIKVLV, encoded by the coding sequence ATGGAGTGTTTATGCGGTGGTGAATCATTAGGTCAGAGGGCGAAGGTTGTGGATAAGATAGTACCAGATACCTCGGTAGTCGTGGATGGAAAGATCAGTCAACTCATGGAGAAAGGCGAAATTAAAGACGCGGAGATAGTAATTCCGCTTGCAGTTTTGGACGAACTTCAAGCCCAAGCCTCTCAAGGACGCGAGACTGGCTTCTTCGGTTTAAACGAGCTTAAGAAGATTCAAGCCTTGAGCAGTGATAGAAATGTTAAGGTGAGGTTCTCAGGTGTGAGACCTACCCTCGAGGAGATAAGACTTGCGAGAGGAGGGAGGATCGATGCCATAATAATGGATGTGGCTAAAGGTGAAGGCGCCGTACTTTTAACAGCAGACTACGTTCAGTCGCTAGTCGCTGAGGCCAAGGGTGTAAGCGTAAAGTACATGCCGCCTGAGCCGAAGCCTATAAGGTTGAGCTTCGAGGAGTACTTCACGCCGGAGACCTTGAGCCTCCACCTCAAAGAGGAAACTCCGCCCTTAGCGAAGCGTGGAAAGCCGGGTAAACTTGAGCTGGTGAAGGTTAGAGATAAACCTTCAACCGCTGAGGAGTTGAACAAGATGATAAAGGAGATCTATGAAGCGGTAGAGGTTAGTAGGGACGGTTTCGTCGAGATCAGCAGAAGTGGAGCCTCCGTCATCCAGCTGGGCATCTACCGAATCGCGATAGCCCGACCTCCATTCTCAGATGGCTTAGAGGTCACGGTAGTCAGACCAGTGATGAAGCTAACCTTAGAAGATTACAAACTCTCAAAGAAGCTGATTAAACATTTGGAGAGCAAAGCTGAAGGCATCCTAATCGCTGGGCCGCCCGGCTCGGGGAAGACTACCTTTGCTTCCTCCCTAGCTGAGTTTCTAATGAGGAAGGGACGTGTTGTGAAGACTCTGGAGTCTCCAAGAGATCTCCAAGTGGGCCCCGAGGTAACTCAGTATCGACCTCTGGAAGGCAGCTTCGAGAAGACTGCAGACATACTACTCCTAGTCAGACCTGACTACACTATCTTCGACGAGGTCAGGAAGACTGAAGATTTCAGGGTCTTTGCGGATATGCGTCTAGCGGGGGTTGGAATGATCGGCGTTGTTCACGCTAGCGACCCAATTGGCGCCATCCAGAGGTTCATAGGTAGAGTTGAGTTGGGGATGATACCCTACATAGTGGACACCATCCTCTTCATAAGGTATGGGGAGATAACGAAGGTCTACGAGCTGAGCCTAGTGGTAAAGGTGCCTACGGGAATGGCGGAGGCAGACCTCGCCAGACCGGTGGTTGAGGTTAGAGACTTTGAGAGTAGGGTTCTAGAGTTTGAGATCTATACGTTCGGGGAAGAGAACTTCATAATCCCAGTCTCAAAGGGTACCGAAGTCAGGGGTATAAAGAGGCTTGCAGCTGAGAGGATACTTCAGGAGGTTAAAAGATTCGATCCGAAAGCTGAGGTGGAGGTAACTTCGGATAATATGGCCACTGTCAGAGTCGAGAATACTCATATCCCACGGCTGATCGGAAAAGATGGCTCAGTCATTTCCAAGCTAGAAGAGAAGCTTGGGATTCGCATCGACGTGGAGCCTCGACCTCTCACGACGGTGCATGAAATCGAGTTTGAGGTTAGAGAGACAAGCGACGCTGTTGAGTTAATCTTCGGCAAAGAGGCTGCCGAGAAGAAGATAGCAGTATATGTCGATGATGTGTTCCTATTCTCGGCGATGGTGAGTAAGAGAAGCCGAGTTAAAGTTACAAAGCGCTCCGAGATAGGAAAAGAGCTGATTAAAGCCCTAGTCGCCAAAAAGAGAATCAAAGTTCTAGTATAG
- a CDS encoding RNA-binding protein (Sso10b; forms dimers; interacts with silencing protein Sir2 which regulates Alba by deacetylation of a lysine residue which affects DNA binding affinity; binds double-stranded DNA tightly distributed uniformly and abundantly on the chromosome) yields MSNTEVKSTIVLVGEKLVMKYVVACLAFFNKKVATVTLKARWKAIGKAVATVELIPRVFPRDLIMGNISTGSATFEMDGKHSKPSAIETSIRNS; encoded by the coding sequence TTGTCTAACACCGAGGTTAAATCCACTATAGTCTTGGTGGGTGAGAAGCTCGTGATGAAGTATGTAGTGGCATGTTTGGCCTTCTTTAATAAGAAGGTTGCTACTGTAACTTTGAAGGCTAGATGGAAAGCTATCGGTAAGGCGGTTGCTACTGTTGAGCTAATTCCACGAGTCTTCCCTAGAGACTTAATAATGGGAAACATAAGTACCGGTTCGGCTACGTTTGAGATGGACGGAAAACACTCAAAGCCAAGCGCCATCGAGACCTCAATACGAAACTCCTAA
- a CDS encoding aminotransferase class III-fold pyridoxal phosphate-dependent enzyme, protein MKRVFSKISAVPPGPKAREVIRREVSLLVRGGLRPYTLVPSGGEGSVLTDVDGNSYIDFTSGGGLLSLGHNHPRIIGALKAKIGSSTHIPPSHCSEEMLTLADTLSKITPGGYKKSIYLDGGGSTPLEVALKLLRWHTRKHYFIGFIGAFHGETYGALTLTADKPVRRRYLGPFLPNVYQAPYPYCFRCPLKLEPSNCSYSCVDFLEDCVFKRFLPPEDVAAVVAEPILGEGGCVIPPSEYFIRLKKLLECYGIPLLVDEGECGIGRTGRWFAIECWAVEPDLTCFGGDLAGGLSLGGFAVRADMADWDVEINAGGLGLNPLTLAAAIATIDTIKDEGLLDNATNQGRYLLRRLEEFRGEHPLIGDVRGKGLMVGVELVREGKGKRAAEEEAKEVITTCWKRGLCLTLAGASTLRINPPLTVTREIIDEGLSILEGVLKEVRRES, encoded by the coding sequence ATGAAGCGGGTGTTCTCTAAAATCTCCGCGGTGCCTCCAGGCCCAAAGGCACGGGAAGTTATTCGAAGAGAGGTCAGCCTCCTAGTTAGAGGAGGGCTGAGACCCTATACACTCGTTCCAAGCGGTGGAGAAGGCTCCGTCTTGACTGACGTAGACGGGAACAGCTACATAGACTTTACCTCAGGGGGAGGTCTCCTAAGCCTCGGGCATAACCACCCGAGAATAATAGGCGCCCTGAAGGCTAAAATCGGGTCTTCAACTCACATACCCCCCAGCCACTGTTCGGAGGAGATGCTTACGCTAGCGGATACTCTGTCCAAGATAACCCCAGGCGGCTACAAGAAGAGTATCTACCTCGACGGTGGTGGATCCACTCCATTGGAGGTGGCTTTGAAGCTTCTAAGGTGGCACACTCGAAAGCATTACTTCATCGGTTTCATCGGAGCTTTCCATGGGGAGACCTACGGCGCCTTAACCCTCACAGCCGATAAGCCTGTCCGGCGCAGATACCTTGGGCCCTTCCTGCCTAACGTCTACCAGGCGCCATATCCCTACTGTTTCCGTTGCCCCCTCAAACTAGAGCCTTCTAACTGTAGTTATAGTTGTGTTGACTTTTTGGAGGACTGCGTCTTCAAGCGGTTTCTCCCACCTGAAGATGTTGCCGCGGTAGTGGCTGAGCCTATACTGGGTGAAGGCGGATGTGTGATACCCCCTTCAGAGTATTTCATAAGGCTGAAGAAGCTTCTGGAATGTTATGGAATTCCCTTGCTGGTTGATGAAGGTGAGTGTGGGATTGGGAGGACAGGGCGGTGGTTTGCTATTGAATGCTGGGCGGTGGAGCCAGATCTAACATGTTTTGGTGGAGACTTAGCTGGGGGGCTATCTCTTGGCGGCTTCGCTGTTAGGGCTGATATGGCTGACTGGGATGTAGAGATTAACGCAGGCGGTTTAGGGCTTAACCCTCTAACCCTTGCCGCAGCCATAGCTACCATAGATACGATAAAAGATGAAGGGTTGCTGGATAATGCCACCAATCAAGGGCGGTACCTCCTCCGCCGTTTGGAGGAATTTCGCGGTGAACACCCTTTGATTGGGGATGTGAGAGGGAAGGGTCTAATGGTGGGCGTGGAACTTGTCAGGGAGGGCAAAGGGAAGAGGGCGGCTGAAGAGGAGGCGAAGGAGGTCATCACCACGTGCTGGAAGAGGGGTCTCTGCCTAACACTCGCTGGCGCTTCGACGCTACGGATAAACCCTCCATTAACAGTCACCCGCGAGATAATAGACGAGGGGCTGAGCATATTGGAGGGGGTACTAAAAGAGGTGAGGAGAGAGAGCTGA
- a CDS encoding sugar phosphate isomerase/epimerase — translation MKIGISSLFASKKPFQDLLHKIAMYGAECKYWEIVDEHWHRLDQEKIRLLKELKESYNLAFTVHAPFTDLNIASLNPEMRRLSLEISKRSLSNASLLGAEVWVFHPGNHGPLSSFFPGLDVKLNLEAVDELAGYAEDMGIKLGIENMPGGFSAILTKAEEFEGFFQLARPNVGLALDVGHAHIVGQLEAFLRKFSGKIVHVHIHDNGGFSDAHLDVGDGSINWTKTLAHLKSNSFEGILMVESVFNPLQSLRTLREFVDECTSSKV, via the coding sequence TTGAAGATTGGAATTTCTTCCTTATTCGCCTCTAAGAAGCCTTTCCAAGATTTACTTCATAAGATAGCTATGTATGGTGCTGAATGTAAATATTGGGAGATCGTTGACGAGCACTGGCATAGGCTCGATCAGGAGAAGATCAGACTCCTTAAAGAGTTGAAAGAGTCTTACAATCTGGCCTTTACCGTCCACGCTCCCTTCACAGATCTAAATATAGCTTCCCTAAACCCTGAAATGCGGAGGCTAAGTCTTGAGATCTCGAAGAGGTCCCTCTCAAATGCAAGTTTGTTGGGGGCGGAGGTCTGGGTCTTCCACCCTGGAAACCACGGCCCGCTGAGTAGCTTCTTCCCAGGTCTAGATGTGAAGCTAAACCTTGAGGCTGTCGATGAGCTGGCAGGCTACGCCGAGGATATGGGAATTAAACTGGGCATCGAGAATATGCCCGGCGGCTTCTCAGCGATTCTGACGAAGGCTGAGGAGTTTGAAGGTTTCTTCCAGTTAGCGAGGCCTAACGTTGGGTTGGCCTTAGACGTAGGCCATGCCCATATTGTCGGTCAGTTAGAGGCATTCTTGAGGAAATTTAGTGGCAAGATTGTGCATGTCCACATTCACGACAACGGAGGCTTCTCTGATGCACACCTCGATGTAGGAGATGGATCTATCAACTGGACCAAGACCCTAGCCCATCTGAAGAGTAATAGCTTCGAAGGTATTCTTATGGTAGAGTCAGTTTTCAACCCTCTCCAAAGCCTGAGGACTCTCCGAGAGTTTGTGGATGAATGCACGTCATCTAAAGTATAA
- the rnz gene encoding ribonuclease Z → MEVIFLGTGAGVPSVERGLACIALKYEGQLILFDCGEGAQRQMMRAHLGFGRRMKVFVTHLHGDHVLGVPGLLQTMSLLDRREKLEVYGPEGLAKFIATVKDQLRFNLRYPLEVLEVGEGVACRGEGFKIQARWVEHTIPTLAYAFIEDKKPGKFHPEKALELQIPKGPMWHRLQHGRAVKLPGGRVVKPEEVVEPPSPGVKIVYSGDTRPCRCLTALAEEADLLIHESTFGDEFREAAEAELHSTPSQAATLAKKAKVKRLILTHVSARYRDPSILVSQAREVFESVEVAEDFMRVIL, encoded by the coding sequence TTGGAAGTCATATTTTTAGGGACTGGTGCAGGTGTTCCCAGCGTTGAGAGAGGATTGGCCTGCATCGCACTAAAGTATGAAGGGCAGTTAATCCTCTTTGACTGTGGGGAAGGAGCTCAAAGACAGATGATGAGGGCACACCTCGGCTTTGGGAGACGGATGAAAGTCTTTGTCACTCACCTTCACGGCGACCATGTGCTGGGTGTACCTGGACTCCTCCAAACAATGTCTCTGCTTGATAGACGAGAGAAACTTGAGGTGTATGGTCCAGAAGGCTTGGCGAAATTCATAGCCACTGTGAAGGATCAGTTGCGGTTTAACCTCCGTTACCCATTGGAGGTATTGGAGGTAGGGGAAGGAGTAGCCTGTAGGGGTGAAGGGTTTAAGATACAAGCACGGTGGGTGGAGCACACAATCCCAACCCTCGCCTACGCGTTCATCGAGGATAAGAAGCCTGGGAAGTTCCATCCAGAAAAAGCTTTAGAATTACAGATCCCGAAAGGACCCATGTGGCACCGGCTCCAACACGGCAGAGCTGTAAAACTTCCGGGAGGTCGCGTGGTCAAGCCTGAAGAGGTGGTAGAGCCTCCCAGCCCGGGAGTTAAGATAGTCTACTCCGGCGACACACGGCCATGCCGATGCCTCACTGCCCTAGCCGAAGAGGCTGATCTACTCATCCATGAGTCAACATTCGGCGACGAGTTCCGTGAGGCTGCTGAGGCTGAGTTGCATAGTACACCTAGTCAAGCTGCAACGCTAGCTAAGAAGGCAAAGGTGAAGAGGCTGATCCTGACCCATGTCAGCGCTAGATACAGGGATCCCTCGATTCTGGTGAGCCAAGCGAGGGAGGTCTTCGAGAGCGTAGAAGTAGCTGAGGATTTTATGCGGGTTATACTTTAG
- a CDS encoding THUMP domain-containing protein produces the protein MSKIFFVLSGEHPTLPKAEVEAILKSESAPYMVVGEETQLLTLDLDPAVAGVVVERSAYARLCCREIFRCQAETFEQIINSAHKVSFKGFLKPKESFMVRVKRIRSDSKHIDTSALERMLGAAICRQVEGAWVSFESPMQVFLGFLTDGNFVFGLRLLEAEAKKFYHRTPRRKPFFHPSSLQPKLARCMVNLSRARVGQVVYDPFCGTGTVMVEAGLMGFETLGSDLIERMVKGAKLNLNSFKVKSYHLLVSDALNPPIHSVDSVVTDPPYGRSATTRGLTTASIVEAFLSKADSLLTKGGIICMASPKTVNIASIGERLGFKVIEAHQIRVHRSLTREIVVLARR, from the coding sequence GTGAGTAAGATCTTCTTCGTCCTTTCCGGCGAACATCCTACACTACCAAAGGCTGAGGTTGAAGCTATACTAAAATCCGAGTCTGCCCCCTACATGGTTGTGGGAGAGGAAACTCAGCTTCTGACATTAGACCTGGACCCAGCAGTAGCTGGAGTAGTTGTAGAGAGGTCAGCCTACGCCCGCCTCTGCTGCAGAGAGATCTTCAGATGCCAAGCTGAAACCTTTGAACAGATAATCAACTCAGCCCATAAGGTTAGCTTCAAAGGCTTCCTAAAGCCGAAGGAGAGCTTTATGGTTAGAGTAAAGAGAATTAGGAGTGACTCGAAGCATATCGACACATCAGCTTTAGAAAGGATGCTTGGAGCCGCAATATGTAGGCAGGTTGAGGGGGCGTGGGTTAGCTTCGAGAGCCCGATGCAAGTCTTCCTCGGCTTTCTTACCGACGGCAACTTTGTCTTCGGGTTGAGGTTATTGGAAGCGGAGGCGAAGAAGTTTTACCACCGAACACCGAGGAGGAAACCCTTCTTCCATCCCTCATCTTTACAGCCCAAGCTGGCGCGGTGCATGGTAAACTTGTCTAGAGCACGGGTTGGGCAGGTTGTGTATGACCCCTTTTGCGGTACAGGTACAGTAATGGTTGAGGCGGGTCTGATGGGCTTTGAGACATTGGGCTCAGACCTAATTGAGAGGATGGTTAAAGGAGCCAAACTGAACCTAAATTCCTTTAAGGTGAAAAGTTACCACCTGCTGGTTAGTGACGCCTTGAACCCACCGATTCACAGTGTGGACTCAGTCGTTACAGATCCACCTTATGGACGGTCTGCCACAACAAGGGGGCTCACCACAGCATCCATAGTGGAGGCATTCCTCTCCAAGGCAGACAGCCTATTAACTAAAGGTGGTATTATATGTATGGCATCCCCCAAAACAGTCAACATTGCCAGCATTGGAGAGAGACTCGGTTTCAAGGTTATAGAGGCACACCAGATTCGCGTTCATAGAAGCCTAACGAGGGAGATTGTGGTATTGGCGAGGAGGTGA
- the prs gene encoding ribose-phosphate diphosphokinase, protein MKKRNIGRESSICGGIRLIIVPGPASRYLGLRVAELLGVRTVEVESKFFPDGESYVRFKEDPKGADVVIVQSTYPPQDTHLLQLLLLSDTALRLGAETVTVVVPYLAYSRQDRDFRPYEPISIRTVLKLIKSCGVSRLITLNIHEPSVLKNSGLKAENLSAVPNLTEYLVKLGLSGAVALAPDEKAVKMAMELAETLRGGYGRFAKKRDRLTGEINITSELQVAVEGKDIVIVDDIISSGSTTAAAVRELKARGARRVYAACVHPILAPGAYEKIKEVGAEAVIGTDTIPSKVSLVTVAPTIAQALRII, encoded by the coding sequence TTGAAGAAGAGAAATATAGGTAGAGAAAGCTCCATCTGTGGGGGAATCCGCCTGATAATTGTTCCTGGACCGGCTTCGAGATATCTCGGCTTGAGGGTCGCCGAGCTGTTGGGAGTGAGAACTGTGGAAGTTGAGTCAAAGTTCTTTCCCGACGGCGAAAGCTACGTCCGGTTTAAAGAAGATCCTAAAGGCGCGGATGTGGTAATAGTCCAGTCCACATACCCACCACAGGACACACACCTCCTCCAGCTGCTGCTTCTATCAGATACCGCGCTCAGGCTCGGCGCTGAGACAGTCACAGTGGTGGTTCCCTACCTAGCATACTCACGCCAAGATAGGGATTTTCGCCCATATGAACCTATCAGCATCAGAACAGTTCTAAAACTTATCAAAAGCTGTGGAGTAAGCCGCCTCATAACCTTAAACATCCACGAACCTTCAGTCCTGAAGAATTCTGGTTTGAAGGCAGAGAACCTTTCTGCAGTCCCTAACCTGACAGAGTATCTCGTTAAACTGGGCCTTTCCGGAGCTGTAGCCTTGGCTCCCGACGAGAAAGCCGTGAAGATGGCTATGGAGTTGGCTGAGACATTGAGAGGAGGGTATGGCCGATTTGCTAAGAAGAGGGATAGGCTCACCGGCGAAATAAACATAACCAGTGAACTCCAAGTCGCCGTGGAAGGTAAGGATATAGTCATCGTGGACGATATTATAAGTAGCGGTTCCACTACAGCCGCCGCCGTTAGGGAGCTTAAAGCTCGAGGTGCTAGAAGGGTATATGCTGCTTGCGTACACCCAATCCTCGCCCCAGGAGCATACGAGAAGATCAAGGAGGTTGGGGCTGAGGCAGTCATAGGCACCGACACTATACCAAGCAAAGTCAGCCTAGTCACGGTAGCACCGACCATTGCCCAGGCACTGAGGATTATATAA
- a CDS encoding class I SAM-dependent methyltransferase — translation MNGLYRRLRSVLLKGHHYYVKNCLEKFKDSIIVDVGCGINTALACLGAEGYKIGIDVYVPYIRKAKHLRLYEEYICADARYLPLKAKSVDIVVSMEVIEHLTAKEGLHFLEDLDRIARKASIITTPNGYMPQSIFDRNPHQEHRSGWVAADFHKYGYKVVGCAGLKFIRHTPLKIARDNVRMENPRNLAFKFLNAVFFLIADFSEALLHMNANLSEHLVCIKQFNSN, via the coding sequence ATGAATGGTTTATATCGAAGGTTAAGGTCTGTCCTCCTCAAAGGACACCATTACTATGTTAAGAATTGTCTGGAAAAATTTAAAGATAGCATAATAGTTGATGTAGGTTGCGGGATAAATACTGCACTAGCATGTTTGGGCGCAGAAGGATACAAGATAGGAATTGACGTGTATGTTCCCTATATAAGAAAAGCCAAACATCTCAGGCTCTATGAGGAGTACATATGCGCGGATGCTAGATATTTACCATTAAAAGCTAAGTCTGTAGATATTGTAGTAAGCATGGAGGTAATTGAGCACCTAACAGCCAAGGAAGGTCTCCATTTTCTAGAGGATTTGGATAGGATAGCTAGAAAAGCCTCCATAATAACCACCCCTAATGGTTATATGCCTCAGAGCATTTTTGACAGAAATCCTCACCAAGAACACAGAAGCGGCTGGGTAGCAGCTGACTTTCATAAATACGGGTATAAAGTTGTCGGCTGTGCAGGATTAAAGTTCATAAGGCATACCCCTTTAAAGATTGCTAGGGATAATGTAAGGATGGAGAACCCTCGCAATTTAGCATTCAAATTTTTAAACGCGGTCTTCTTTTTAATAGCAGATTTTAGTGAAGCCCTTCTGCACATGAACGCTAATCTTTCTGAACATCTTGTATGTATAAAACAGTTTAACTCAAATTGA